CTGATCACCAGCCTGCGCCCCAGCCGCGGCTCGCCGACCACCTCGGCCGCGGTGACGACGCGGCCGTCGACCTCCACCGGCTCGCCGTGGTGCAGCTTCCCCCAGAGCGGGCCCTCGGGAATCCCCATCTCCCGCGCTTTCTGCGCGTTGAAGCGGCCCAGGCGCTCGTGCTCGACCACCGCCCACCCGAACGCCTTTCCCCCGTGCGAGACCTTGAAGGGGACGACGTCGTACCCGCCCCGCGCCACCTTCTCGCCCACCTCCACGCCGTTGATGCGCACCTCGAAGGGCACGCGCTCCACGCCCAGCTCCACGGCCTGCTTCAGCAGCGGCTCGGTGCCGCGCGGCGTCCACAGGTCCATGGGCTCCTCGCGCGCCTGCAGCCCCAGCGTGCGCAGCAGGCCGATGACGCCCAGGAAGTGGTCGGCGTGCAGGTGGGTGAAGAAGATGTCGCTGAAGGCGAAGCCGGTGCCGTAGCGCATCATCTGCCGCTGCGTGCCCTCGCCGCAGTCGAACATCATCACGTCGCCCTCGCGCTGCACGAGGATGGAGGTGACGTTGCGGCCCACCGTGGGGCGCGCCGCGGCCGTGCCGAGGAAGGTTACACGCATCGGTGCGCCGCGGCGCGGGTGCGAATGTGCGAGAGTGCGAGAGTGCGAAGGTGAACGGCGCTACTTCGCTCGCACGTACGACCGCGCGCGACCTCCGCGGATAAGCACGCCCCGGTCCGCACCGATGCCGTGGTTCCACTTTCGCACTTCCGCACTCTCGCACTCTCGCACTTCGTCATGCCGTAACCACGTCCACCTTGAGAAACGGCTCGATCTCCGCCTTGGGGATCAGCGCGGGCCAGTACGCCACGATCTCCTGCACCCGCGGGCGCCCGCCCGCGAACCCGGTGACCGACGGAGGGCCGGTGAGCACCAGCGGCGCGATCTCCTTGGTGAAGCGGTCCACCGCGGCCATGTCGTGCCCGCGCACGCTCCACCGCACCGTGACCTCGGCCAGGTCGCGCGGGACGGGGCCGGCCAGCGGGCCGTGCGTGGCGTTCCACCCCACGAACTCGGTCAGCACCTCGTCGAACCGCAGCCGCAGCCGGTCCAGCCGCGCGCGGAGGACGCGGTCGGCCGCCTGCGCCTTCTCCACCGCGTCGGGCCAGGAGTAGACCAGCGTGCCGCTGGCCTTCCACCCGTCGGAGTAGCTCAGGCTCACCTTCAGGAAATCCGTCGGCTTCGCGCCCCGCACGCCGGAGATGCGCACGCGGTCGGCCCCGGCCTCGTCCACGTGGATGGTGGTGAAGTCGGCCACGCAGTCGGGGGTGATGTAGCTCTTCGGGTCGCCCATCTCGTACAGCAGCTGCTCCTTCACCGTGGGCACGGCCACGCGCCCGCCGGTGCCGTCGTGCTTGGTGACCACGAACGAGCCGTCGGGCGCCGCCTCGATGATGGGGAAGCCCACGTCGGCCAGGTCGGGGATGTCGCGCCAGTTCCACAGGCAGTTGCCGCCCGACGCCTGCGCGCCGCACTCGTTGATGTGCCCCGCCACCACGCCCGCGGCGATGCGGTCGAAGTCGTCCCAGCTCCAGCCGAACTCGTGGATCATGGGCGCGTAGGTGAGCGCCGTGTCCGTCGACCGGCCGGTGATGACCACGTGCGCGTCCCGCCGCAG
The window above is part of the Longimicrobium sp. genome. Proteins encoded here:
- the rnz gene encoding ribonuclease Z; translation: MRVTFLGTAAARPTVGRNVTSILVQREGDVMMFDCGEGTQRQMMRYGTGFAFSDIFFTHLHADHFLGVIGLLRTLGLQAREEPMDLWTPRGTEPLLKQAVELGVERVPFEVRINGVEVGEKVARGGYDVVPFKVSHGGKAFGWAVVEHERLGRFNAQKAREMGIPEGPLWGKLHHGEPVEVDGRVVTAAEVVGEPRLGRRLVISGDTRPCQSTREMAANADLLVHEATFAQDEAERAAHTGHSTAREAAEVAASAGVLRLVLTHFSPRYADDPRYLEKEARAVFPETTAAYDGLSIEVPFRPE
- a CDS encoding acyclic terpene utilization AtuA family protein, which encodes MKDKIRIASGQGFWGDQLDAPRRQVEGGPIDYLMLDYLAEVTMSIMQKQRSRNPALGYARDFVPLVGEILPAVVDRNIRVVANAGGVNPEGCRDAVLEEARRAGLQGRARVGMITGDDILERLPDLLARGVELKNMETGEPLSAVIGKVQSANAYIGARPIVEALRRDAHVVITGRSTDTALTYAPMIHEFGWSWDDFDRIAAGVVAGHINECGAQASGGNCLWNWRDIPDLADVGFPIIEAAPDGSFVVTKHDGTGGRVAVPTVKEQLLYEMGDPKSYITPDCVADFTTIHVDEAGADRVRISGVRGAKPTDFLKVSLSYSDGWKASGTLVYSWPDAVEKAQAADRVLRARLDRLRLRFDEVLTEFVGWNATHGPLAGPVPRDLAEVTVRWSVRGHDMAAVDRFTKEIAPLVLTGPPSVTGFAGGRPRVQEIVAYWPALIPKAEIEPFLKVDVVTA